A genomic region of Loxodonta africana isolate mLoxAfr1 unplaced genomic scaffold, mLoxAfr1.hap2 scaffold_186, whole genome shotgun sequence contains the following coding sequences:
- the LOC135229309 gene encoding olfactory receptor 2T33-like — MVNANGTTGINFILLGLFNHTQIHLFLFAMVLVIFITSLMGNALMIILIHVHPQLHMPMYFLLSQLSFMDMMLVSTILPKMAANYLMDTRSISPTGCGVQIFLLLTLGGSECFLLTAMSYDCYVAICHPLRYPILMSRKLCLLTTSGSWLLGGIDGLMQAGATLSFPYCHSQEINQFFCEAPSLVHLACAHTTIFEFFMYVCCILMLLIPLSLILASYSLILAAVLCMRSAGAGKKAFKTCSSHLAVVGLFYGTIMFIYMRPKSNGSEDHDKVVSVFYTIFTPVLNPLIYSVRNKEVKGALRRWLEKHFM, encoded by the coding sequence atggtcaatgcaaacggtaccacaggaataaacttcattcttctagggctctttaaccacacacagatccacctattcctgtttgccatggtgcttgtgatcttcatcacctcactgatgggcaacgcccttatgatcattctcattcatgtgcaccctcaactccacatgcccatgtacttcctgcttagccagctttctttcatggacatgatgctggtctccaccatccttcccaaaatggcagccaactacctgatggacactaggtctatctctcccactggctgtggagtccagatcttcctgcttctcactctgggagggagtgaatgcttcctcttaacggccatgtcctatgactgctatgtggccatatgtcacccactgcgctaccccattctcatgagtcggaagctctgtttactcacgacatcaggttcctggctcctgggagggattgatgggctgatgcaggccgGTGCtactttgagcttcccttactgtcactcacagGAAATCAATCAGTTTTTTTGTGAAGCACCATCATTGGTACACCTTGCCTGTGCTcacaccacgatttttgagtttttcatgtatgtctgctgcattctgatgctcttgatccctttgtctctcattttggcctcatacagccttatcctggctgcagtgctctgcatgcggtcagctggagctgggaaaaaagcctttaagacctgctcctctcacctggcggttgtgggactcttctatggcaccatcatgttcatctacatgaggcccaaatctaatGGTTCAGAGGACCacgataaggtggtctcagtgttttataccatcttcacacctgtcttgaacccccttatatacagtgtgagaaataaagaagtcaagggggccttgaggaggtggctggaaaaacattttatgtga